The following coding sequences lie in one Kamptonema formosum PCC 6407 genomic window:
- a CDS encoding GUN4 domain-containing protein produces MAKCPVCDREYLPGKVDFCSLCGWDLTPFPLGRKQSKAYWKKEQLRLDWARRMWANSQVQGWETQLNQLQIQLQSAAVERANLQSQLEWVLYRLEQMNPDLIADSLSRLEEKISAIPEQTPPMSEVGMDYRQLIQLLAAGKWRKADEHTWEIILQVAFREEEGWLSAADIEKFPCTDLRTIDQLWEYYSSGLFGLRVQQEIWESEGRNYTEFCDRVGWRLKDSWAYYDELRFNLNAPQGHLPAIAWRKRACYGMGKGMAAENLSFFSSRLTACTIAREEGLGARG; encoded by the coding sequence ATGGCTAAGTGTCCTGTTTGCGATCGTGAATATTTACCAGGTAAAGTTGATTTCTGCTCGCTCTGTGGCTGGGATTTGACACCTTTTCCCCTGGGTCGCAAACAGTCCAAAGCTTATTGGAAAAAGGAACAACTTAGATTGGATTGGGCAAGGCGAATGTGGGCAAATTCACAAGTTCAGGGATGGGAAACTCAGTTAAATCAGTTGCAAATCCAACTACAATCAGCCGCAGTTGAAAGAGCCAACCTCCAGTCTCAATTAGAATGGGTTTTGTATCGCCTAGAACAGATGAATCCAGATTTAATTGCTGATTCCCTATCGCGGTTAGAAGAGAAAATTAGTGCGATCCCCGAACAAACGCCGCCGATGTCGGAAGTGGGGATGGATTACAGACAATTAATACAGCTTTTAGCTGCGGGGAAATGGCGTAAAGCGGACGAACATACTTGGGAAATTATACTTCAAGTAGCTTTTCGAGAAGAAGAAGGCTGGCTGAGTGCGGCAGATATTGAGAAATTCCCCTGTACAGACCTTCGCACTATTGACCAACTTTGGGAATATTATAGTAGCGGGTTATTTGGGTTGAGAGTACAACAGGAAATTTGGGAGAGTGAAGGCAGGAATTATACAGAATTTTGCGATCGCGTAGGATGGCGGTTAAAAGATAGCTGGGCCTATTACGATGAACTCAGATTCAATTTGAATGCTCCCCAAGGACACCTACCCGCGATCGCATGGCGTAAACGTGCCTGTTACGGTATGGGTAAAGGTATGGCGGCTGAGAATCTGTCGTTTTTTAGTTCTAGACTTACAGCTTGCACTATAGCTAGGGAAGAGGGGCTAGGGGCTAGGGGCTAG
- a CDS encoding antibiotic biosynthesis monooxygenase family protein: protein MAVFAIFTYEVKPGRLNDFMAKLGEAASPKFNSEIMPQSVRLFRNTVPGPDTDSLILVIEYADMAAYGARTAFENQNSEWKQLFSSQPDSPEILRSVQLLTEFTP, encoded by the coding sequence ATGGCAGTTTTTGCGATCTTTACTTACGAAGTAAAACCAGGCAGATTGAATGACTTTATGGCTAAACTTGGCGAAGCAGCCAGCCCCAAGTTCAATAGCGAGATTATGCCTCAGTCAGTGCGTCTTTTCCGTAATACCGTTCCCGGCCCAGATACGGATTCTCTAATTCTCGTGATTGAATATGCAGATATGGCGGCTTACGGCGCACGCACTGCATTCGAGAACCAAAATTCAGAATGGAAACAGTTATTCAGCAGTCAACCTGATTCGCCAGAAATCTTGCGCTCTGTTCAATTGCTCACGGAATTTACACCGTAA
- a CDS encoding EAL domain-containing protein, which yields MISNPVTSYRGNILIVDDLPDNLRLLRDTLSEEGYKIRSATTGAMALRAAQSPLTELILLDIKLPDLDGYEVCQQLKSDPRTANIPVIFLSALNETFNKVQGFAVGGVDYIAKPFQVEEVLARVATHLTVRRLQKSLQEQNLRLIAEIEENQRLKDIFFAEKELAQVTLQSIGDAVITTDDRGNIKYFNPVAEKLTGWKAEETEGLPLSEVFLIINEVTRKPADNPIHKALLEGEVVGLANHTILIARDGKEYAIEDSAAPIRDRQGQIIGAIIVFHDVTQARYLTRQLSWEASHDALTGLTNRRGFEHYLVDAIASIQDSNQHHVLCYLDLDQFKVVNDTVGHIAGDELLRQITTLLQQGIRANDILARLGGDEFGLLLTHCPLSQATQIAENLKELVHQFRFIWDNKTFIIGVSIGVVAIDQNNQNLMEILGAADAACYAAKAKGRNCIHVYRLDDSELIRQRGERQLIAKISQALETNRFCLYSQKIISITSQPLVEHYEILLRMLDENGELVSPNAFIPAAERYGLIADIDYWVIETFFSNHQKLSRPALLANGLYTINLSGASICNNQFMRFLIEQFPRYQILPQTICFEITETAAIANFDQARNFINEIKKLGCRFALDDFGSGLSSFAYLMNLPVDYLKIDGVFVKNITHNLISQAIVEGFNRIAHAMNIETVAEFVEDEAILEKLREIGVDYAQGYGISRPLPMNFDS from the coding sequence ATGATCAGCAATCCAGTCACCAGCTATCGAGGTAATATCTTAATAGTTGACGATTTACCCGACAATCTGCGTTTGCTTAGGGATACATTGAGCGAAGAAGGTTATAAGATTCGCAGTGCCACGACAGGGGCAATGGCACTTCGAGCTGCCCAATCTCCATTGACGGAATTAATCTTACTAGATATTAAATTGCCGGATCTCGATGGCTATGAAGTTTGCCAACAATTAAAATCTGACCCTCGCACTGCAAATATTCCCGTAATTTTTTTGAGTGCGCTCAATGAAACTTTCAATAAAGTTCAAGGGTTCGCCGTTGGTGGGGTAGATTATATTGCAAAGCCATTTCAAGTCGAAGAGGTATTAGCGCGTGTCGCCACTCATCTAACCGTCCGACGGCTCCAAAAAAGCCTCCAAGAACAAAATTTACGCCTGATCGCAGAGATAGAAGAAAATCAACGTCTCAAAGATATCTTCTTTGCCGAAAAAGAATTGGCTCAGGTGACATTACAATCAATTGGTGATGCCGTCATTACTACCGACGATCGAGGTAATATTAAATATTTTAATCCCGTTGCTGAGAAACTAACAGGCTGGAAAGCAGAGGAAACTGAAGGACTGCCTCTATCTGAAGTTTTCCTAATTATTAATGAAGTAACGAGAAAGCCCGCAGATAATCCGATCCACAAAGCTTTGTTAGAGGGGGAAGTTGTGGGTTTGGCAAACCATACTATTCTCATTGCCCGCGATGGGAAGGAATATGCCATTGAGGACTCAGCAGCACCGATTCGAGACCGCCAAGGTCAAATTATTGGGGCAATTATCGTCTTTCATGATGTTACTCAAGCCCGCTATCTCACCCGTCAACTCTCTTGGGAAGCCAGTCACGATGCTCTGACTGGTTTAACCAACCGTCGAGGATTTGAGCATTACCTAGTTGATGCGATCGCTTCTATTCAAGATAGCAATCAGCATCACGTTCTCTGTTATTTAGATTTAGATCAGTTCAAAGTCGTTAACGATACTGTCGGTCATATTGCTGGCGATGAGCTACTGCGCCAAATCACTACACTTTTACAACAGGGAATTCGCGCTAATGATATATTGGCTCGCTTAGGAGGTGATGAATTTGGTCTTTTACTCACTCACTGTCCCCTTTCTCAAGCAACTCAGATTGCTGAAAATCTCAAAGAATTAGTGCATCAATTTCGGTTTATTTGGGATAACAAAACCTTTATCATTGGGGTCAGTATTGGGGTTGTTGCCATTGACCAAAACAACCAAAATTTGATGGAGATTTTGGGAGCGGCTGATGCAGCTTGTTATGCTGCTAAAGCCAAAGGGCGCAACTGCATTCATGTTTATCGTCTAGATGATAGCGAACTAATTAGACAACGTGGGGAGAGGCAGTTGATTGCAAAAATCAGCCAAGCGCTAGAAACCAATCGTTTTTGTCTCTACTCCCAAAAGATTATCTCTATTACCTCTCAACCATTAGTAGAGCATTATGAGATTTTGCTCAGAATGTTGGATGAAAATGGAGAATTAGTATCGCCAAATGCGTTTATTCCAGCCGCCGAGCGTTATGGCTTGATCGCTGATATCGATTACTGGGTAATTGAAACTTTTTTCTCGAATCATCAAAAGTTATCTAGACCAGCACTTCTTGCTAACGGCTTATATACGATTAATCTTTCTGGTGCTAGTATTTGTAACAATCAGTTTATGAGGTTTTTAATCGAACAATTTCCTCGCTACCAAATTCTACCACAAACCATTTGTTTTGAAATTACTGAAACCGCAGCGATCGCTAACTTTGACCAAGCTAGAAATTTTATTAACGAAATAAAAAAGCTTGGTTGTCGCTTTGCTTTAGATGATTTTGGCAGTGGCTTGAGTTCCTTTGCTTATCTGATGAATTTGCCTGTTGACTATCTAAAAATTGATGGTGTCTTTGTTAAGAATATTACTCATAATTTGATTTCTCAAGCGATCGTGGAAGGCTTTAATCGCATTGCCCATGCGATGAATATTGAAACTGTGGCTGAGTTTGTCGAAGACGAAGCTATCTTAGAAAAATTGCGCGAGATTGGAGTGGATTATGCTCAGGGTTACGGAATTTCGCGCCCCCTCCCTATGAACTTTGATTCCTGA
- a CDS encoding cytochrome c oxidase subunit 3: protein MQGSTIDVQDNIDNSSLPPEATADAAQNHEEHKDLRVFGLLTFLASESLMFGGFFAAYLLLRGATEVWPPEGTEVELLLPTINTIILVSSSFVIHLGDTAVKKNDVKGMRLWYAVTALMGIIFLGGQAYEYLTLGYGLTENVFANCFYLMTGFHGLHVLIGVCLILGVIWRSRREGHYSNVKHTGIEMAEIYWHFVDIIWIILFTLLYILTLF from the coding sequence ATGCAAGGTTCAACAATTGATGTTCAAGATAATATTGACAACTCATCTCTCCCGCCAGAGGCGACAGCCGATGCAGCTCAAAATCACGAAGAACATAAGGATTTGCGTGTTTTCGGACTGCTAACTTTCTTGGCTTCTGAATCCCTAATGTTTGGTGGATTTTTTGCAGCTTATTTGTTATTGCGGGGCGCTACAGAGGTTTGGCCTCCTGAAGGGACAGAAGTAGAACTTTTGCTACCTACGATTAACACAATCATTCTGGTTTCAAGTAGTTTTGTCATCCACCTGGGGGATACAGCAGTTAAAAAGAATGATGTCAAAGGGATGAGACTTTGGTACGCTGTAACTGCTCTAATGGGAATTATTTTCTTAGGGGGTCAAGCTTACGAGTATCTGACTCTGGGGTATGGTTTGACTGAGAATGTGTTTGCTAATTGTTTTTACCTGATGACAGGTTTTCACGGTTTGCACGTTTTGATCGGCGTGTGTTTAATTTTGGGTGTAATCTGGCGGAGTCGCCGCGAAGGGCACTATTCAAATGTTAAGCATACTGGTATCGAAATGGCAGAGATTTACTGGCACTTCGTAGATATCATCTGGATTATCCTGTTTACGTTGCTCTATATTCTTACACTGTTTTAA
- a CDS encoding PAS domain S-box protein encodes MNKRISQITALLVISIAISVLIGWQFDLSILKSGFIGISASMKANTAICFLFAGVSLILLQRQRLTRLQYRVSQGLAGAIAIIGLLTLSEYLFGWDLKIDRLLFRDVVSTTTPYPGRMGLNTALNFVLMGVALLLLGRNSQRNTWWAQICSSVAALSSLLALFGHIFNVDVFARLVIPTTTQALNTIPTFFILYIGILWLRPNEGLMEVLTSPLVGGEMARRLLPWAIVFPVALEWFTFQGRKLGWYNSELGYTFRLTLIVFTFSILIWGTARFLNQIDSKRQQAEAELKKLNETLEILVAERTKALRASEEQFRHSFEDASIGMAIVSLDGHWINVNSALCQIIGYSPEELSALTFQDITYPDDLEVELSYAQQLLAGTISTYQLEKRYFHKQGHIVWILLNGSLVQDEQGNPLHFIAQIQDITARKAAQKTLELQSIIMNNMAGGVCLVKAADLTIVYTNRKYDAMFGYLEGELAGQPVGILNYVDTQVTPDVSVLDIATQLDRDGEAKYEVHNRKKDGTLFWCRVHTSRFEHPEYGTVYVAVQQDVTELQLAEKALQATTNRLNFLLNYSPVVIFSCKPDGDYGATFISENIKDVLGYETREFLEDSKFWVNHLHPDDVDQVFHGLANLYVNNYYFHEYRLRRSDGVYRWILNQLRLIRDCAGKPVEIVGYLIDISDRKQAELELRQAKEAAEAANQAKSVFLANMSHELRTPLNSILGFTQLMSYENNLTSSLQERLQIINRSGRHLLDLINDILDLSKIESGRMTLNPSDFDLINLLTSIEEMLQVKVQSKSLQLIVERESELPNFVHTDEKKLYQVLVNLLSNALKFTQQGSITLRVRAEQKEKHSCRLCFEVEDTGVGIAPTEIDKLFKVFVQAQAGNNLSQGTGLGLAISQKLVQLMGGQIQVQSTLNRGSTFSFEIKVQLSQIASLPSEQINQRVISLAPEQPNYRLLVVEDIEENRRLLVEILTSIGFDVREAKQGIEALSLWESWLPHLIFMDLRMPSLDGYTATKRIRENPKSRETVIIALTASVFEEDRENVLTNGFNDFISKPFQQRDIFDKIAQYLGVQYIYETVGQAPQELLVETLSVEDLSVMSPQWLEQMYQAAYYLDTEAMNELVTQIPESKASLSKALTDSIDNFNSDRIMELIRPLLPLGG; translated from the coding sequence ATGAACAAGCGTATTTCTCAAATCACTGCATTGCTGGTCATCTCAATCGCGATAAGCGTACTGATCGGCTGGCAATTTGACCTATCGATACTCAAAAGTGGATTTATAGGTATATCGGCAAGCATGAAAGCAAATACAGCGATTTGCTTTTTATTTGCTGGAGTATCTTTGATTTTGTTGCAGCGTCAACGACTAACCCGACTCCAATATCGAGTTTCTCAAGGATTAGCGGGGGCGATCGCCATCATCGGTCTGCTGACACTGAGTGAGTATTTATTTGGTTGGGATCTGAAGATCGATCGGTTGCTTTTTCGAGATGTTGTCTCTACCACAACTCCTTACCCAGGACGCATGGGGCTAAATACCGCCTTAAATTTTGTGCTGATGGGAGTAGCACTGTTACTGCTAGGGCGAAATTCCCAACGCAATACTTGGTGGGCGCAAATTTGCAGTAGTGTTGCAGCTTTAAGTTCTCTATTAGCTTTATTCGGACACATATTCAATGTCGATGTTTTTGCACGATTGGTTATACCTACCACGACTCAAGCACTAAACACAATCCCAACCTTTTTCATTCTCTATATAGGAATTTTGTGGCTGCGACCTAATGAAGGGTTAATGGAAGTATTAACCAGTCCCTTAGTTGGCGGAGAGATGGCTCGGAGGTTGCTACCTTGGGCGATCGTCTTTCCAGTAGCATTAGAATGGTTTACTTTTCAGGGGCGAAAATTAGGCTGGTATAACTCTGAATTGGGGTATACATTTCGGTTAACATTAATAGTTTTCACCTTCTCAATTCTCATCTGGGGAACTGCTCGATTTCTGAATCAGATAGATAGCAAGCGCCAACAAGCCGAAGCAGAACTTAAAAAACTTAATGAAACCTTAGAAATTCTTGTGGCTGAACGAACAAAAGCTTTACGAGCTAGTGAAGAGCAGTTTCGTCATTCGTTTGAAGATGCGTCGATCGGGATGGCGATTGTTTCCCTTGATGGGCATTGGATTAATGTCAATTCTGCATTATGTCAGATTATTGGCTACTCCCCAGAAGAGTTGTCAGCATTAACTTTTCAAGACATTACCTATCCTGACGATTTAGAGGTAGAGCTCAGTTATGCCCAGCAGCTATTAGCAGGAACGATTTCAACTTACCAACTGGAGAAACGATATTTCCATAAGCAAGGACATATTGTGTGGATTCTGTTAAATGGATCGCTAGTACAAGATGAGCAAGGAAATCCACTGCATTTTATTGCTCAAATTCAAGACATTACAGCTCGAAAAGCAGCTCAAAAAACGTTGGAACTTCAAAGTATAATCATGAATAACATGGCAGGTGGCGTATGTTTAGTCAAAGCCGCAGATCTGACCATCGTCTATACTAATCGTAAATATGATGCGATGTTTGGCTACCTAGAGGGCGAACTTGCAGGTCAACCCGTTGGTATCTTGAATTATGTCGATACACAGGTTACACCCGATGTAAGCGTTCTAGATATCGCCACTCAACTCGATCGAGATGGGGAAGCAAAATATGAAGTCCATAATAGAAAAAAAGATGGTACACTCTTTTGGTGCAGAGTTCATACTTCTAGGTTCGAGCATCCTGAATACGGAACTGTATATGTTGCCGTTCAGCAGGATGTAACAGAGTTACAACTGGCTGAAAAAGCCTTACAAGCTACCACAAATCGCCTCAACTTTCTCCTGAACTACAGCCCAGTTGTTATTTTTAGCTGTAAACCTGATGGAGACTATGGCGCAACCTTCATCAGCGAAAATATTAAAGATGTATTGGGCTACGAAACTAGGGAGTTTTTAGAAGATTCTAAATTTTGGGTGAATCATTTGCATCCAGATGATGTAGACCAAGTATTTCATGGTTTAGCAAATCTATATGTCAATAATTATTATTTCCATGAATACCGTCTTCGTCGCTCCGATGGGGTTTATCGCTGGATACTCAATCAACTTAGATTAATTCGAGATTGTGCAGGTAAACCAGTGGAAATAGTGGGATATTTAATTGATATTAGCGATCGCAAACAAGCTGAGTTGGAACTTCGGCAGGCGAAGGAAGCAGCAGAAGCGGCCAACCAAGCTAAGAGTGTCTTTCTTGCTAATATGAGCCACGAACTTCGCACCCCTCTCAACTCAATTTTAGGATTCACGCAATTAATGAGCTATGAGAATAATCTAACTTCTTCTCTTCAAGAGCGATTGCAGATAATCAATCGTAGTGGTAGACATTTGTTGGACTTAATTAACGATATTTTAGATTTATCCAAAATTGAGAGCGGACGGATGACGCTCAATCCTTCTGACTTTGACTTGATCAATTTACTAACTTCCATTGAAGAAATGTTGCAAGTTAAAGTCCAATCTAAATCATTGCAGCTAATTGTTGAGCGAGAATCCGAGCTTCCCAACTTTGTGCATACTGATGAGAAAAAACTATATCAAGTTTTGGTTAATCTACTCAGTAATGCGCTTAAGTTTACTCAGCAAGGCAGCATTACTTTACGGGTAAGAGCAGAACAAAAAGAAAAACACTCTTGTCGCTTATGTTTTGAAGTTGAAGATACAGGCGTGGGAATTGCGCCAACAGAAATTGATAAATTATTTAAGGTTTTCGTACAAGCCCAAGCGGGGAATAATTTGAGTCAAGGTACTGGGCTTGGTTTAGCAATCAGTCAAAAACTCGTCCAACTCATGGGCGGCCAGATTCAGGTTCAAAGCACTTTGAACCGAGGCAGCACTTTTTCCTTTGAGATTAAAGTGCAGTTATCTCAAATAGCTTCTCTTCCCTCAGAACAGATTAATCAAAGAGTAATTAGTTTAGCTCCTGAACAACCGAATTATCGCCTTCTCGTCGTTGAAGATATAGAAGAAAATCGTCGTTTGTTAGTCGAAATTCTTACCTCGATTGGCTTTGACGTGAGAGAAGCTAAACAGGGAATTGAGGCACTCTCATTGTGGGAGAGTTGGTTGCCACATTTGATTTTTATGGATCTGCGAATGCCGAGCTTAGATGGATATACTGCTACAAAGCGCATTAGAGAAAACCCTAAGAGCCGAGAAACTGTTATTATTGCTTTAACTGCCAGTGTTTTTGAAGAAGATAGAGAGAATGTCCTGACGAATGGGTTTAATGATTTTATCAGCAAACCATTTCAGCAGAGAGATATATTTGATAAGATCGCTCAATATTTGGGAGTGCAGTATATTTACGAAACCGTAGGACAAGCCCCCCAAGAATTATTGGTGGAAACGCTTTCTGTAGAAGATCTATCCGTGATGTCTCCTCAGTGGTTAGAACAAATGTATCAAGCTGCTTACTATCTTGATACGGAAGCTATGAATGAATTAGTCACGCAAATCCCTGAATCTAAAGCAAGTTTGTCTAAGGCGCTAACTGATTCTATTGATAACTTTAATTCTGACCGAATTATGGAGTTAATTAGACCTTTGTTACCGCTGGGGGGGTGA
- a CDS encoding ABC-F family ATP-binding cassette domain-containing protein, with translation MLRLEHISKIYPNGVVLKDVNWEVKPGDRIGLVGVNGAGKSTQLKIIAGEVEPTTGEVIRPASLHIAYLSQEFEVDPTRTVREEFWTVFKEANQTHESLLEVQREMETATPEELDRLINKLDRLQRLYEALDGYGLEAQIEKILPEMGFEAEDGDRLVSAFSGGWQMRMSLGKILLQKPDLLLLDEPTNHLDLETIEWLEIYLKALITPMVIVSHDREFLDRLCTQIVETERGVSSTYLGNYSSYLVQKEEAADAQLNAYERQQKELEKQQAFVEKFRASATRSTQAKSREKQLDKIERIEAPTAALRTLHFRFPPSPRSGREVVIIEDLVHNYDDKILFLGADLLIERGDRIAFLGPNGSGKSTLLRMIMGMEKPASGTVKLGNHNVIPGYFEQNQAEALDLYKTVIETIHDEVPDWKNEEVRTLLGRFLFSGDTAFKQVGALSGGEKARLALAKMLLRPASLLILDEPTNHLDIPAKEMLEEAIQNYDGTVMIVSHDRYFISQVANKIVEIRDGEFRTYLGDYHYYLDKIAEEKEEARLAKIQGQKAAKKVEKEAKKKTSTKRK, from the coding sequence ATGCTGCGACTCGAACATATCAGTAAAATTTACCCCAATGGCGTTGTTCTCAAAGATGTCAACTGGGAAGTCAAACCAGGCGATCGCATCGGCTTAGTCGGTGTCAATGGTGCCGGTAAGTCCACGCAACTTAAAATTATTGCAGGCGAGGTGGAACCTACCACAGGGGAAGTAATTCGCCCCGCGAGTTTGCATATTGCCTACCTCAGCCAAGAATTTGAAGTAGACCCCACTCGCACTGTCAGAGAAGAATTTTGGACTGTCTTCAAAGAAGCCAACCAAACTCACGAATCTCTACTGGAAGTGCAGCGAGAAATGGAAACGGCTACTCCAGAAGAACTAGATCGCCTGATTAATAAATTAGACCGCCTTCAGCGACTCTATGAAGCTTTGGATGGCTACGGTTTAGAAGCACAAATTGAGAAAATCTTGCCCGAAATGGGGTTTGAAGCCGAAGATGGCGATCGCCTCGTTAGTGCCTTCAGCGGTGGCTGGCAGATGCGAATGAGTTTGGGTAAAATTCTGCTGCAAAAACCGGATCTCTTACTCTTAGATGAACCAACAAACCATCTTGACCTCGAAACCATTGAATGGCTAGAAATCTACCTCAAAGCTTTGATTACCCCGATGGTAATCGTATCCCATGACCGTGAATTTTTGGATCGACTTTGCACCCAAATAGTTGAAACTGAACGGGGTGTATCTAGTACATATTTGGGTAATTATTCCTCATATTTGGTACAAAAAGAGGAAGCCGCAGATGCTCAACTTAATGCTTACGAACGGCAGCAAAAAGAACTAGAAAAACAACAAGCATTTGTTGAGAAATTCCGGGCGAGTGCGACTCGGAGCACTCAAGCAAAAAGCCGCGAGAAACAATTAGATAAAATTGAGCGGATTGAAGCACCTACAGCCGCTTTAAGAACGTTGCACTTCCGTTTTCCTCCATCCCCTCGCAGCGGTCGCGAAGTAGTAATTATTGAAGATTTAGTTCATAATTATGATGACAAGATTCTGTTTTTAGGCGCAGATTTGTTAATTGAACGGGGCGATCGCATTGCTTTTCTCGGCCCTAATGGTTCGGGGAAATCTACCCTGCTACGGATGATTATGGGTATGGAAAAACCCGCAAGCGGTACTGTTAAATTAGGCAATCATAATGTCATCCCTGGTTACTTTGAACAAAATCAAGCCGAAGCTTTAGATTTGTATAAAACAGTGATAGAAACTATTCATGATGAAGTGCCAGACTGGAAAAATGAGGAAGTCCGCACTTTATTAGGTCGTTTTCTGTTCAGTGGTGATACAGCATTTAAACAAGTTGGGGCTTTGAGTGGGGGTGAAAAAGCGCGTTTAGCTTTAGCTAAGATGCTGTTACGTCCAGCTAGTTTACTAATTTTGGATGAACCGACAAATCACCTAGATATTCCGGCTAAGGAAATGCTGGAAGAAGCGATTCAGAATTATGATGGGACGGTAATGATTGTATCTCACGACCGTTATTTTATTTCTCAGGTAGCTAACAAGATTGTTGAGATTCGCGACGGTGAGTTTCGCACTTATTTGGGAGATTATCACTATTATCTCGATAAGATTGCTGAAGAAAAGGAGGAAGCAAGGTTAGCTAAGATTCAGGGTCAAAAGGCTGCGAAGAAGGTTGAGAAAGAGGCGAAGAAGAAGACTTCTACTAAGCGGAAATAG
- a CDS encoding 2-phosphosulfolactate phosphatase family protein: MQLYIYHTPELTPTDKVPDCAIAVDVLRATTTMATALNNRAEAVQVFSDIDKLMQESEKWPAPKRIRAGERGGAKVEGCDMGNSPLDCTPDRVQGKRLFISTTNGTRALERVQAAKTVLAAALINRRAVVQYLLVKRPSTIWILGSGWEGSFSLEDTVCAGAIAEMLLAESGTPRDEFVGNDEVYAAIALYLQWKDQLYELMNLASHGKRLLGLGVYEDLKYCSQLDIVDTVPIQREIGVLVKSDAQIPKAEFWLPTAQKR, from the coding sequence GTGCAGCTTTATATTTACCACACCCCCGAACTCACCCCAACGGACAAAGTACCCGACTGCGCGATCGCAGTTGATGTACTCCGCGCCACTACAACAATGGCAACCGCCCTTAACAATAGAGCCGAAGCAGTCCAAGTCTTCAGCGACATTGACAAACTGATGCAGGAGAGCGAAAAATGGCCCGCACCGAAGCGTATCCGTGCCGGCGAGCGTGGTGGTGCAAAAGTTGAAGGCTGTGACATGGGTAACTCACCTCTTGACTGTACGCCCGATCGCGTTCAAGGTAAGCGACTATTTATTAGTACCACCAATGGTACTCGCGCCCTTGAGCGAGTGCAAGCTGCCAAAACAGTTTTAGCAGCAGCATTAATCAACCGCCGCGCCGTAGTCCAGTATCTCCTAGTCAAACGACCCAGCACTATTTGGATACTCGGTTCTGGTTGGGAAGGCAGTTTTTCCCTGGAAGATACCGTCTGTGCAGGTGCGATCGCAGAAATGCTACTTGCAGAAAGCGGTACTCCGCGAGACGAATTTGTTGGTAATGATGAAGTATATGCCGCGATCGCGCTTTATTTGCAGTGGAAAGATCAACTTTACGAATTGATGAATCTCGCTAGTCATGGCAAACGACTTCTTGGTCTGGGAGTCTACGAAGATTTGAAATATTGCTCTCAACTCGATATTGTAGATACAGTCCCCATCCAACGAGAAATTGGAGTTTTGGTCAAGTCAGATGCTCAAATTCCCAAAGCAGAATTTTGGCTTCCGACTGCACAAAAAAGGTAA